From a single Okeanomitos corallinicola TIOX110 genomic region:
- a CDS encoding SDR family oxidoreductase, giving the protein MKIQGKVALITGASRGIGRAIALELAQQGMKRLILVARDRQKLAQVAQEIEQLGTETTIITLDLTQPVSVNIAIAQLWRNYGPIHLLINCAGVAHQNSFLQTKLPQVQEELSVNLLGMYTLTNLIARRMASQKQGTIVNVSSLMGKVAAPTMSTYSATKFAILGFTQALRRELAEHNIRVVALLPTLTDTDMVRDIKLFRGVTPMTPEQVAKALITGLEKDKSEILVGWQSHLAVWCQNLAPWLLEIILQLAAPQKQQKPAYFRS; this is encoded by the coding sequence ATGAAGATTCAAGGTAAAGTTGCTCTGATCACAGGTGCTTCCCGTGGAATTGGGAGAGCGATCGCACTAGAATTAGCCCAGCAAGGAATGAAGAGATTAATATTAGTAGCACGCGATCGCCAAAAATTAGCCCAAGTAGCCCAAGAAATAGAACAACTGGGAACAGAAACCACCATCATCACCCTAGACCTCACCCAACCAGTCAGCGTCAATATTGCGATCGCCCAACTGTGGCGCAACTATGGACCGATTCATTTACTCATCAACTGTGCCGGAGTTGCACACCAAAACTCATTTCTGCAAACCAAACTACCCCAAGTCCAAGAAGAACTTTCCGTCAATTTATTGGGGATGTACACCCTCACCAACCTGATCGCGCGACGCATGGCCAGCCAAAAACAGGGAACTATCGTCAACGTTTCCAGCCTGATGGGAAAAGTCGCAGCGCCAACAATGTCCACCTACTCAGCTACCAAATTTGCAATTTTAGGATTTACCCAAGCTTTACGCAGGGAACTAGCAGAACACAACATCCGCGTTGTTGCCCTACTTCCTACCCTGACAGACACAGACATGGTGCGAGACATTAAACTATTTCGTGGAGTCACCCCCATGACACCCGAACAAGTAGCTAAAGCACTAATCACAGGACTGGAAAAAGACAAATCAGAAATCCTAGTGGGTTGGCAATCTCATCTAGCCGTCTGGTGTCAAAACCTTGCCCCTTGGTTACTAGAAATTATCTTACAACTAGCCGCACCACAAAAACAACAAAAACCCGCATATTTTAGGAGTTAG
- the eno gene encoding phosphopyruvate hydratase, translating into MTKYLDTAIEAIVAREILDSRGRPTLEAEVHLAGGAMGLAQVPSGASTGTFEAHELRDGDKSRYGGKGVLTAVKNANEILAPKLIGLDALNQELLDRTMIATDGSPNKANLGANAILGISLAAAKAGAAVLDIPLYRYLGDPLANLLPVPLMNVINGGAHAANNVDFQEFMIVPVGAPSFKEALRWGAEVFATLSKVLDDKGLLTGVGDEGGFAPNLESNQVALELLVAAIKQAGYKPGEQVALALDVAASEFYKNGQYVYDGQPHSPVEFIDYLGQLVDQYPIVSIEDGLHEEDWQSWQLLTEKIGSKVQLVGDDLFVTNATRLQKGIEQKAGNSILIKLNQIGSLTETLETIDLATRNGFRSVISHRSGETEDTTIADLAVATRAGQIKTGSLCRSERVAKYNRLLRIEDELGDRAVYAGTVGLGPK; encoded by the coding sequence ATGACGAAATACCTAGATACAGCTATTGAAGCTATTGTAGCCCGCGAAATCCTCGACTCAAGGGGTAGACCCACCCTAGAAGCAGAAGTGCATCTAGCTGGGGGTGCAATGGGATTAGCGCAAGTTCCCAGCGGTGCTTCCACAGGTACATTTGAAGCTCATGAACTGCGAGATGGCGATAAAAGCCGTTACGGTGGTAAAGGAGTTCTCACAGCGGTAAAAAATGCCAATGAAATATTAGCACCAAAATTAATTGGGTTAGATGCCCTCAACCAAGAATTATTAGACCGGACAATGATTGCTACAGATGGTTCACCGAACAAAGCTAATTTAGGTGCAAACGCCATCTTGGGAATCTCCCTCGCAGCAGCTAAAGCAGGTGCAGCAGTTTTAGATATTCCTCTGTATCGCTATTTAGGTGATCCTTTAGCAAATCTGCTGCCTGTACCGTTGATGAATGTCATTAACGGTGGAGCGCACGCTGCTAATAACGTTGACTTCCAAGAATTTATGATTGTCCCCGTCGGTGCGCCTTCTTTTAAAGAAGCTTTGCGTTGGGGTGCGGAAGTATTTGCAACTCTCAGCAAGGTTCTAGATGATAAAGGTTTGCTAACTGGTGTGGGTGATGAAGGTGGTTTTGCACCTAACCTAGAATCTAACCAAGTGGCTTTAGAATTGCTGGTAGCTGCTATTAAACAAGCAGGTTACAAACCCGGTGAACAGGTAGCTTTAGCTTTAGATGTAGCAGCCAGTGAATTTTACAAAAACGGGCAATATGTCTATGATGGTCAACCCCATAGCCCTGTTGAGTTTATTGATTATTTAGGTCAGTTGGTGGATCAATATCCTATTGTTTCCATTGAAGATGGTTTACATGAAGAAGACTGGCAAAGTTGGCAATTACTGACTGAGAAAATTGGTTCTAAGGTGCAGTTAGTAGGTGATGATTTATTTGTAACTAATGCCACCCGCTTACAAAAAGGGATCGAACAAAAAGCTGGCAATTCGATTTTGATTAAGTTAAATCAAATTGGTTCTTTAACTGAAACTTTGGAAACCATTGATTTAGCGACTCGTAATGGTTTCCGTTCAGTTATTAGCCATCGTTCCGGTGAAACTGAAGATACAACAATTGCTGATTTAGCTGTAGCAACTCGCGCTGGACAAATCAAAACCGGTTCTCTGTGTCGTAGTGAACGGGTTGCTAAATACAATCGCTTATTGAGAATTGAAGATGAATTAGGCGATCGCGCCGTTTATGCCGGTACTGTTGGTTTAGGTCCTAAGTAG
- the argC gene encoding N-acetyl-gamma-glutamyl-phosphate reductase: MGNLRRVPVGIVGASGYGGVQLVRLLMDHPEIEVVYLGGESSAGKTFADLYPHLGNIVNLKIEAVDSELIASRCEIVFLSLPNGLACDIAPKLIEKGCKVLDLSADYRFSDLKTYTTWYGTERKDQSVAETAVYGLPELYRDRIAESNLIGCPGCYPTASLLALSPLLKQGLIIPETAIIDAKSGTSGGGRQGKINLLLAEADNSLGAYNVARHRHTPEIEQICSDLAGHEVKVQFTPHLIPMVRGILATVYATLRDPGLVRDDLITIYTAFYRNSPWVKICNSGTYPQTKWACGSNSCYIGIEVDPRTGRVIVMSAIDNLIKGQAGQAIQCMNIMMGWDESLGLPKVGFYP, encoded by the coding sequence ATGGGTAATTTAAGACGCGTACCAGTCGGAATAGTTGGCGCGTCAGGTTATGGCGGAGTGCAACTAGTCAGACTCCTGATGGATCATCCAGAAATTGAAGTAGTATATTTAGGTGGTGAAAGCAGCGCTGGTAAAACATTCGCTGATCTCTATCCCCATTTGGGGAATATAGTTAACTTAAAAATTGAAGCGGTAGATTCAGAACTCATCGCTAGTAGATGTGAAATAGTATTTCTATCTTTACCCAACGGTTTAGCCTGTGATATTGCTCCTAAACTTATAGAAAAAGGCTGTAAAGTATTAGATTTGAGTGCTGATTATCGTTTCAGTGACTTAAAAACTTACACAACTTGGTATGGTACAGAAAGGAAGGATCAAAGCGTTGCCGAAACAGCAGTTTATGGTTTACCAGAACTATACCGCGATCGCATTGCCGAATCAAATTTGATCGGTTGTCCTGGTTGTTATCCCACAGCCAGCTTACTAGCACTATCTCCCCTTTTAAAACAAGGATTAATTATCCCAGAAACAGCCATCATTGATGCTAAATCTGGTACATCTGGTGGTGGTAGACAAGGAAAAATTAACCTGTTGTTAGCAGAAGCAGATAACTCTCTGGGTGCTTATAACGTCGCCCGTCACCGCCACACCCCAGAAATCGAGCAAATTTGCAGTGATTTAGCCGGACATGAGGTGAAAGTCCAATTTACACCCCATTTGATCCCAATGGTAAGGGGAATATTAGCCACCGTTTACGCTACCCTCAGAGATCCCGGTTTAGTGCGTGATGACTTGATTACAATTTATACAGCATTTTACCGTAATTCCCCTTGGGTAAAAATCTGTAATAGTGGCACATATCCCCAAACAAAATGGGCTTGTGGAAGCAACTCCTGCTATATAGGTATAGAAGTTGATCCCAGAACAGGAAGAGTTATTGTCATGTCAGCCATTGATAACCTGATTAAAGGTCAAGCGGGACAAGCCATACAATGTATGAACATCATGATGGGTTGGGATGAAAGTTTAGGTTTACCCAAAGTTGGGTTTTATCCATAA
- a CDS encoding helix-turn-helix transcriptional regulator gives MTENNQLRKFGEHIRTIRKAQGLSQEQLAELSGLHRNYIGGVERGERNLALLNIIRIAHALGMSPSELLKGLD, from the coding sequence GTGACAGAAAATAATCAACTGCGAAAATTTGGTGAACACATTCGCACCATCAGAAAAGCTCAAGGTCTTTCACAAGAACAGTTAGCAGAACTATCTGGACTACATCGCAACTACATCGGTGGTGTGGAACGTGGTGAAAGAAACTTAGCTTTATTAAACATTATTCGTATTGCTCACGCCTTGGGAATGTCACCCAGTGAGTTATTAAAAGGTTTAGATTAA
- a CDS encoding ScaI family restriction endonuclease encodes MVSPYFGIPVEKWADKTKELIEQHPLDVNEIYEIVISVWEEIFASSITSRGYKIGKDIFPSPQIIGYLLHELIPLELSSRYPQLWRREENAKEKDLVYKYLGKINCTFRKTIEISVSLVCHLSPVTCHLP; translated from the coding sequence ATGGTATCTCCTTATTTTGGTATTCCTGTTGAAAAGTGGGCAGATAAAACCAAAGAACTTATAGAACAACATCCGTTAGATGTTAATGAAATATATGAAATTGTCATTAGCGTATGGGAGGAAATATTTGCATCTAGTATTACCAGTCGCGGATATAAAATAGGAAAAGATATATTTCCAAGTCCACAAATTATTGGTTATTTACTACATGAATTAATTCCCTTAGAGTTATCTAGTAGATATCCTCAACTATGGCGACGTGAAGAGAACGCCAAAGAAAAAGATTTAGTTTATAAGTACCTGGGCAAAATTAATTGCACATTTAGGAAAACAATAGAAATCTCTGTATCTCTTGTCTGTCACCTGTCACCTGTCACCTGTCACCTTCCCTAA
- a CDS encoding N-acetyltransferase, giving the protein MNIRHSTESDRPKITNVYIDAFGKDKGDEIAELVNQLLDDETAKPVLSLVAEIDGQVIGHILFTKAYLEPENDQVTIQILAPLAICTALQSQSIGSRMIQEGLKQLKKSGVDLVFVLGHPSYYPKHGFKTAGILGFEALYPIPEEHADAWMVCELTPGVIGTVKGIVHVSKSLGQPKHWQE; this is encoded by the coding sequence TTGAACATCAGGCATTCTACAGAATCTGACCGACCTAAAATTACTAATGTTTATATAGATGCCTTTGGCAAAGATAAAGGTGATGAAATAGCGGAACTTGTCAACCAGTTACTTGATGACGAAACAGCAAAGCCTGTTCTATCTTTAGTAGCTGAAATAGATGGACAGGTGATTGGTCACATTCTATTTACAAAAGCTTACCTTGAGCCTGAAAATGATCAGGTAACAATTCAAATACTTGCGCCATTGGCAATTTGCACCGCTCTTCAAAGTCAAAGTATCGGTAGCCGAATGATTCAAGAGGGGTTAAAACAGTTAAAAAAATCTGGGGTAGATTTAGTTTTCGTGTTAGGTCATCCCAGTTACTACCCAAAGCATGGGTTTAAAACCGCAGGTATTCTTGGCTTTGAAGCTCTTTATCCCATCCCTGAAGAACACGCAGATGCTTGGATGGTTTGTGAATTAACACCAGGAGTTATTGGCACTGTTAAAGGTATAGTCCATGTTTCCAAGTCATTAGGCCAGCCAAAGCATTGGCAAGAATAA
- the ribBA gene encoding bifunctional 3,4-dihydroxy-2-butanone-4-phosphate synthase/GTP cyclohydrolase II has protein sequence MSQPNNNQTFKFDSIDAALADLKAGRSIVVVDDENRENEGDLICAAQFATPDMINFMAVEARGLICLAMTGDRLDELDLPLMVSNITDTNQTAFTVSIDAGPNLGVTTGISAEDRSRTIQVALNQVTKPEDLRRPGHIFPIRAKAGGVLKRAGHTEAAVDLARLAGLYPAGVICEIQNPDGSMARLQQLVEYAKVHNLKIISIADLISYRLQNDRLVYREIVTKLPSEFGQFDIYGYRHTLDNSDHVAIVKGDPAKFGDEPVMVRMHSECLTGDALGSLRCDCRMQLKAALKMIENAGQGVVVYLRQEGRGIGLINKLKAYSLQDMGLDTVEANERLGFPADLRDYGMGAQILMDLGVKKIRLITNNPRKIAGVKGYGLEVVDRVPLLIEANDFNSYYLATKAKKLGHMLLQTYLVTVALDWEDEPESVTKRYERLEKIRYLAKTNHLLLQEEARPLGTALFDKPSLTVHLGFDQANVADANWYQQKGHPYLQAIGQILDNLLDLPYVHKLEFLVSSGNDPLSNLQVQLDRQSFTADVLPSSLGDRLQTQQIYSFNK, from the coding sequence GTGTCACAGCCTAATAATAACCAAACCTTTAAATTTGATTCGATTGATGCCGCTTTAGCTGACCTGAAAGCGGGTCGTTCCATCGTGGTAGTAGATGACGAAAACCGCGAAAATGAAGGGGATTTAATTTGTGCCGCCCAATTTGCCACCCCGGACATGATTAATTTTATGGCGGTGGAAGCTAGGGGGTTGATTTGTTTAGCCATGACTGGCGATCGCCTAGATGAATTAGACTTACCATTAATGGTGAGTAATATTACAGATACCAACCAAACCGCTTTTACTGTCAGCATTGATGCTGGGCCTAATCTAGGAGTAACCACAGGTATCTCAGCAGAAGATCGCTCTCGTACTATTCAGGTAGCTCTTAATCAAGTCACAAAACCAGAAGATTTGCGTCGTCCTGGACATATTTTCCCCATTCGGGCTAAAGCTGGTGGTGTTTTAAAACGAGCCGGACATACAGAAGCTGCGGTAGATTTAGCCAGATTAGCCGGACTATACCCTGCTGGTGTGATTTGTGAAATTCAAAATCCCGATGGTTCAATGGCCAGATTACAGCAGTTAGTTGAATATGCCAAAGTCCATAACCTGAAAATTATCAGCATTGCAGATTTAATTAGTTATCGTCTGCAAAATGATCGCCTGGTCTATCGAGAAATTGTGACTAAACTACCGAGTGAATTTGGTCAATTTGATATTTATGGCTACCGTCACACCTTAGACAACTCAGATCATGTTGCCATTGTCAAGGGTGATCCAGCTAAATTCGGTGATGAACCTGTGATGGTGCGGATGCACTCAGAATGTTTAACTGGCGATGCTTTGGGATCTTTGCGTTGTGATTGTCGAATGCAATTAAAAGCAGCATTAAAAATGATTGAAAATGCTGGTCAAGGTGTCGTTGTTTACCTGCGTCAAGAAGGAAGAGGAATCGGTTTGATTAACAAGCTCAAAGCCTATTCTCTGCAAGATATGGGATTGGATACAGTAGAAGCAAATGAACGTTTAGGTTTTCCGGCTGATTTGCGTGATTATGGCATGGGGGCGCAAATTCTCATGGATTTGGGTGTTAAAAAAATACGTCTGATTACCAATAATCCTCGTAAAATTGCTGGGGTAAAGGGCTATGGTTTAGAAGTTGTAGATCGTGTTCCTTTGTTGATAGAAGCTAATGATTTCAACTCTTATTACCTAGCTACTAAAGCCAAGAAGTTAGGGCATATGTTGTTACAAACTTATCTGGTGACAGTAGCATTAGACTGGGAAGATGAACCAGAGTCAGTGACAAAACGTTATGAACGTTTAGAGAAAATAAGATACTTAGCAAAAACTAATCATTTACTATTACAGGAAGAAGCTAGACCATTAGGAACTGCTTTATTTGACAAACCATCTTTAACCGTACATTTAGGTTTTGATCAAGCTAATGTTGCTGATGCTAATTGGTATCAACAAAAAGGTCATCCTTACCTGCAAGCTATTGGGCAAATTTTGGATAATTTACTAGATTTACCTTATGTGCATAAATTGGAATTTCTAGTTTCGTCGGGTAATGATCCTCTGAGTAATTTACAAGTACAATTAGATCGCCAATCATTTACTGCTGATGTGTTACCTTCATCATTAGGCGATCGCTTGCAGACACAGCAGATTTATAGTTTTAATAAGTAA
- a CDS encoding TerB family tellurite resistance protein → MSDIKKLGQSWIFNWFFGFSEIPTDEDCCIYMKSVLCCAKGDGVLSSKEKDWAIGFCASWGVADWVIEELKAYEADEDIKEVIARSPQVSIAQRDLLLTAIRASAADGELHEQEKKKIRQLASIIGVKEEIVEQLEQLHEEELVLQQKRVRLLYPEKSPY, encoded by the coding sequence ATGTCAGACATCAAAAAACTTGGTCAATCTTGGATATTTAATTGGTTTTTTGGATTTAGCGAGATCCCTACAGATGAGGATTGTTGCATTTATATGAAATCAGTTTTATGTTGCGCTAAAGGAGATGGAGTTCTCTCAAGCAAAGAAAAAGATTGGGCTATTGGATTCTGTGCATCCTGGGGAGTAGCAGACTGGGTAATTGAAGAGCTAAAAGCATACGAAGCAGATGAAGATATAAAAGAGGTAATTGCTCGCTCTCCTCAAGTATCTATCGCACAAAGAGATTTACTTCTCACAGCAATTAGAGCTTCTGCTGCTGATGGAGAACTTCATGAACAGGAAAAGAAAAAAATTCGACAACTGGCTTCTATTATAGGGGTAAAAGAAGAGATAGTAGAGCAGTTAGAGCAACTACACGAAGAAGAATTAGTATTACAGCAAAAGCGTGTTAGGCTCCTATATCCGGAGAAAAGCCCTTATTAA